One stretch of Bacillus thermozeamaize DNA includes these proteins:
- a CDS encoding cytochrome C biogenesis protein CcdA: protein MLTSEVTIWLAFLAGVLSFVSPCMLPLYPSYLSYITGVSVEQIQQGGAGIWRQRQAMLHTLSFTLGFSVIFFALGLSASLIGQLFLQYQTWLQIIGGAVIVLMGLLMMGLFNNSWLMQERRFQFRNRPLGYIGSMLIGVTFAAGWTPCIGPILTAVLMLGATNPSQGVWMIAVYVLGFALPFFLMSFFLGKLKVLLRHTQALMRIGGAMMILVGILLMTDQMSRITVWLIQLYGGFSGF from the coding sequence ATGCTGACCTCGGAAGTAACCATCTGGCTGGCTTTTTTGGCAGGCGTGCTTTCTTTTGTTTCGCCTTGTATGTTACCGCTGTATCCATCATACCTGTCTTACATAACGGGTGTTTCCGTGGAACAGATTCAACAGGGCGGGGCGGGGATTTGGCGACAACGGCAGGCTATGCTCCATACCCTGAGCTTCACCCTTGGTTTTTCTGTGATCTTTTTTGCTTTAGGATTGTCGGCCAGCCTGATTGGCCAGTTATTTCTTCAGTATCAGACATGGCTGCAGATCATTGGTGGTGCGGTGATCGTTCTGATGGGGCTGCTGATGATGGGTTTATTTAACAACAGTTGGCTGATGCAAGAGCGTCGCTTTCAGTTTCGCAACCGACCGCTTGGATACATAGGTTCGATGCTGATTGGTGTCACCTTTGCTGCCGGTTGGACACCCTGTATCGGGCCGATTCTGACTGCGGTGCTGATGCTTGGCGCGACCAACCCTTCACAGGGTGTATGGATGATCGCGGTATATGTACTGGGGTTTGCCTTGCCCTTTTTCCTGATGTCCTTTTTCCTTGGCAAGTTGAAGGTGTTGCTCAGACATACACAGGCCTTGATGCGGATTGGCGGAGCGATGATGATCCTGGTCGGGATCTTGCTTATGACGGATCAAATGTCGCGAATTACAGTTTGGCTCATTCAATTGTATGGAGGTTTTTCAGGGTTCTAA